The following are encoded together in the Pseudomonas sp. IB20 genome:
- a CDS encoding sulfite exporter TauE/SafE family protein has translation MLLASLLGVLMGLVMGLTGAGGGILGVPALVLGLGLTMTQAAPVSLLAVGAAAAVGAIDGLRHGLVRYRAALLIALLGALFSPLGVFIAHQLSEPVLMGLFSALMVLVAWRMLQREKVEAGPSDHGAASWGQKNCMLDQQTGRFAWTAKCSTTLAALGAVTGAVSGLLGVGGGFLIVPAFKQLTDVQMRGIVATSLMVISLISLIGVAGAMHAGVSIEPVGWVFIAASIVGMLVGRRLCSVIKARTLQVGFASLCVVVAVGMLVKALL, from the coding sequence ATGCTGCTGGCAAGTCTGTTGGGCGTATTGATGGGCCTGGTCATGGGCCTCACCGGCGCGGGCGGTGGCATCCTCGGGGTGCCGGCGCTGGTGTTGGGCTTGGGCTTGACCATGACCCAGGCGGCGCCGGTGTCGCTGCTCGCCGTGGGCGCGGCGGCAGCGGTGGGTGCAATCGACGGGTTGCGCCATGGCCTGGTGCGTTATCGCGCCGCGTTGCTGATCGCCTTGCTCGGCGCGCTGTTCTCGCCACTGGGGGTGTTCATTGCCCACCAACTGTCGGAGCCCGTGTTGATGGGCCTGTTCAGCGCGCTGATGGTGCTGGTGGCCTGGCGTATGTTGCAGCGCGAAAAGGTCGAGGCCGGGCCGAGTGACCATGGCGCCGCGTCCTGGGGCCAGAAGAACTGCATGCTCGATCAGCAAACCGGGCGCTTTGCCTGGACCGCCAAGTGCAGTACTACGTTAGCCGCGCTGGGTGCGGTGACCGGCGCGGTGTCGGGTTTGCTCGGCGTGGGCGGTGGTTTTCTGATCGTGCCCGCATTCAAGCAACTGACCGATGTGCAGATGCGGGGGATCGTCGCCACCTCGTTGATGGTGATCAGCCTGATCTCGCTCATTGGCGTGGCGGGTGCGATGCATGCCGGTGTGAGTATTGAGCCTGTAGGCTGGGTGTTTATCGCTGCGAGCATTGTCGGCATGTTGGTTGGGCGGCGCCTGTGTTCGGTGATCAAGGCGCGAACCTTGCAGGTTGGGTTTGCCAGCCTGTGTGTGGTGGTGGCCGTCGGCATGTTGGTCAAGGCGTTGCTCTGA
- a CDS encoding NAD(P)/FAD-dependent oxidoreductase, whose product MNDQHCGPTISGDIVVIGGGSAGIGLLASLLKRDPHLNITLIEPSEYHCYQPAWTLVGGGAYDVKKTRRPLADVLPNGVTWVQAAVTELLPDEQTLVLDNGQRVTWNNLIVCPGLRLAWEKVEGLQATLGQHGVTSNYSYEHAAYTWQLVQQLKSGKAIFTQPAMPIKCAGAPQKAMYLSCDHWLKQGNLKNIDVEFDLAGAALFGVATFVPPLMKYVEKYNARLAFNSNLIRVDGPARKAWFEVKDAAGNVSVEEKSFDLLHVVPPQVSPDFIRQSPLADAAGWCEVNPHSLQHLRYPHIFGLGDVCGTTNAKTAAAVRKQIVVVAENLLALRKQAPLPLKYDGYGSCPLTVEKGKVVLAEFGYGGKLLPTFPLDPTQARRSMWFLKATLLPWFYWNGMLKGREWLTRLSKVD is encoded by the coding sequence ATGAACGACCAACACTGTGGCCCCACCATCAGTGGCGACATCGTAGTCATTGGCGGCGGTTCGGCAGGCATCGGCCTGCTGGCCAGCCTGCTCAAGCGTGATCCGCACCTGAACATCACCCTGATCGAGCCGAGTGAATACCACTGCTACCAGCCGGCCTGGACCCTGGTCGGCGGCGGCGCCTACGACGTCAAAAAGACCCGGCGCCCATTGGCCGACGTACTGCCCAATGGCGTCACCTGGGTACAGGCCGCCGTCACCGAACTGCTGCCCGACGAGCAAACCCTGGTGCTCGACAACGGCCAGCGCGTCACCTGGAACAACCTGATCGTGTGCCCCGGCCTGCGCCTGGCCTGGGAGAAAGTCGAAGGCCTGCAAGCCACCCTCGGCCAGCACGGCGTTACCTCCAACTACAGCTACGAGCACGCCGCCTACACCTGGCAGCTGGTGCAGCAACTCAAGAGCGGCAAGGCGATCTTTACCCAGCCTGCGATGCCGATCAAATGTGCCGGTGCGCCGCAAAAAGCCATGTACTTGTCCTGCGATCACTGGCTCAAGCAAGGCAATCTGAAAAACATCGATGTCGAGTTCGATCTTGCCGGCGCCGCACTGTTTGGCGTGGCGACCTTTGTGCCGCCATTGATGAAATACGTCGAGAAGTACAACGCGCGCCTGGCGTTCAACTCCAACCTGATCAGGGTGGATGGCCCGGCACGCAAGGCTTGGTTCGAGGTGAAGGACGCAGCGGGCAATGTCAGCGTTGAAGAGAAGTCCTTCGACCTGCTGCACGTGGTGCCGCCGCAAGTCTCCCCGGACTTTATCCGCCAAAGCCCGCTGGCCGACGCCGCCGGCTGGTGCGAGGTCAACCCCCACAGCCTGCAACACCTGCGCTACCCGCATATCTTCGGCCTGGGTGACGTGTGCGGCACCACCAACGCAAAGACCGCCGCCGCCGTGCGCAAGCAGATTGTGGTGGTGGCCGAAAACCTATTGGCCCTGCGCAAACAGGCGCCGCTGCCGCTCAAGTACGACGGCTACGGTTCCTGCCCGCTGACAGTGGAGAAGGGCAAGGTGGTGCTGGCCGAGTTCGGCTATGGCGGCAAACTGCTGCCGACCTTCCCGCTGGACCCGACCCAGGCGCGCCGTTCGATGTGGTTCCTCAAGGCCACGTTGCTGCCGTGGTTTTACTGGAACGGCATGCTTAAGGGCCGTGAGTGGCTGACCCGCCTGAGCAAGGTGGATTAA
- a CDS encoding ArsR/SmtB family transcription factor, giving the protein MESTLSEGEVAQLRASASKACSLLKALANEDRLLILCQLTQGERNVGELETMTGVRQPTLSQQLGILRDEGLVATRREGKYIFYGLASHEVIQVMKTLSGLYCGAVIKSWA; this is encoded by the coding sequence ATGGAATCTACTCTGAGTGAAGGCGAAGTCGCCCAACTGCGCGCCTCGGCGTCCAAGGCCTGCTCCTTGCTCAAGGCATTGGCCAATGAGGACCGTTTGTTGATCCTGTGTCAGTTGACCCAGGGTGAGCGCAACGTTGGTGAATTGGAAACCATGACCGGCGTAAGACAGCCTACGCTGTCACAACAGTTGGGCATTTTGCGCGACGAAGGGTTGGTCGCTACCCGTCGGGAAGGCAAATACATTTTCTACGGGCTGGCCAGCCATGAAGTGATTCAAGTAATGAAGACCCTCTCCGGGCTGTACTGCGGTGCGGTCATCAAAAGCTGGGCGTGA
- a CDS encoding MBL fold metallo-hydrolase, giving the protein MPALIQDFLDEASSTFTYVIYETDGGPCAIVDSVLNYDPASGRTHTAQADKVTAFVREHGLQVQWLLETHAHADHLSAAPYLRRTLGGKIAIGQSISKVQGVFKNLFNLEPEFRVDGSQFDHLFAPDEIFHIGNVKAQALHVPGHTPADMAYLIDGRLILVGDTLFMPDVGTARCDFPGGDARQLYASMRKLLAFPDETQLYVCHDYPPQGREAKCLTTVAEQRAGNIHVHDGVDEAAFVEMRTTRDAGLGIPTLLLPAIQVNVRAGNMPPAEENGVVYLKIPLNQL; this is encoded by the coding sequence ATGCCAGCGTTGATTCAAGATTTTCTGGACGAGGCATCGTCGACCTTCACCTATGTCATCTATGAAACTGACGGCGGCCCCTGCGCTATCGTCGACTCGGTGCTCAATTACGACCCAGCCTCCGGGCGCACCCATACGGCCCAGGCGGACAAGGTCACAGCCTTTGTGCGTGAGCACGGCTTGCAGGTGCAATGGCTGCTGGAAACCCATGCGCATGCTGATCACCTGTCTGCCGCGCCGTACCTGCGGCGCACCTTGGGCGGCAAGATTGCCATTGGTCAGTCGATCAGCAAGGTTCAAGGGGTATTCAAGAATCTGTTCAACCTGGAGCCCGAATTTCGCGTCGATGGCTCGCAGTTCGACCATTTGTTTGCGCCGGATGAGATCTTTCATATCGGCAACGTGAAGGCCCAGGCGCTGCATGTACCCGGGCATACGCCGGCGGACATGGCTTACTTGATCGACGGCCGGTTGATCCTGGTGGGCGACACGCTGTTCATGCCCGATGTGGGCACTGCGCGTTGCGACTTTCCTGGCGGGGATGCCCGGCAGTTATATGCGTCGATGCGCAAGTTGCTGGCCTTCCCGGATGAAACCCAGCTGTATGTCTGCCATGACTATCCGCCGCAAGGCCGTGAGGCCAAGTGCCTGACCACCGTGGCGGAACAGCGCGCGGGGAATATCCATGTGCATGACGGTGTGGATGAGGCTGCGTTTGTTGAAATGCGCACCACACGTGATGCCGGGCTGGGGATACCGACGCTGCTGTTGCCGGCGATACAGGTGAACGTGCGGGCCGGGAATATGCCGCCGGCGGAGGAAAATGGCGTGGTCTACCTGAAAATTCCGCTCAATCAACTTTAA
- a CDS encoding HD-GYP domain-containing protein: MLKRILVSQVILGMYIHKLEGAWIKHGFWKSRFLLKQTEDLQRLRDSPVQGVWIDTLKGCDVAPSATVAVTPAPTAGKPREVLTRHEMKAEVARAVKLCGVAKRAVITMFGELRMGKAVDPTEVTQLVDDISQSLLRHPHAFISLARLKTADEYTYMHSVAVCGLMIAMARQLQLEPALIQEAGLAGLFHDVGKMAVPEAILSKPGTLTALEFASVRLHPVQGADMLRQCPHISALVLDVCLHHHEKCDGSGYPHGLVQDQISLFAQMGAVCDVYDAITSERPYKHGWGPDEAIQKMAEWKGHFDARVFQAFVRCVGIYPVGALVRLESGRIGVVIEQNPGALLTPIVKVFFSTRSRLPITQVVVNLAKRPDKIVGRKTAEAWGFKHLDELWSGLARVKGSYFDQPT; encoded by the coding sequence ATGTTGAAACGCATTCTCGTGTCGCAAGTGATCCTGGGCATGTACATCCATAAACTTGAGGGCGCCTGGATCAAGCATGGCTTTTGGAAAAGCCGTTTTCTCCTCAAACAAACCGAGGACCTGCAGCGTCTGCGGGACTCGCCGGTTCAAGGCGTATGGATTGATACACTCAAAGGCTGCGACGTAGCGCCGAGCGCTACGGTCGCGGTGACACCAGCGCCCACGGCGGGCAAGCCCCGCGAGGTACTGACCCGCCACGAGATGAAGGCGGAAGTGGCTCGCGCGGTAAAGTTGTGTGGGGTTGCCAAGCGCGCGGTGATCACCATGTTCGGCGAGTTGCGCATGGGCAAGGCGGTCGACCCCACCGAAGTCACTCAACTGGTGGACGATATTTCCCAATCACTGCTGCGTCATCCTCACGCCTTCATCAGCCTGGCACGCCTGAAGACCGCCGATGAATACACCTACATGCACTCGGTGGCCGTGTGTGGGTTGATGATTGCAATGGCGCGCCAGCTGCAATTGGAGCCCGCCCTGATCCAGGAGGCAGGGCTGGCAGGGCTGTTCCACGATGTCGGCAAGATGGCGGTTCCCGAAGCGATCCTGAGTAAGCCCGGCACGTTGACAGCGCTTGAGTTTGCCTCGGTGCGTCTGCATCCGGTACAGGGCGCAGACATGCTTCGCCAGTGCCCGCACATCAGCGCACTGGTGCTCGATGTGTGCTTGCATCACCATGAAAAATGCGATGGCAGCGGCTACCCCCACGGCCTGGTTCAGGACCAGATCAGCCTGTTTGCGCAAATGGGCGCAGTGTGTGACGTGTACGATGCGATCACCTCGGAGCGCCCCTACAAACATGGCTGGGGGCCTGACGAGGCGATACAGAAAATGGCGGAATGGAAAGGCCATTTTGATGCCCGGGTGTTCCAGGCGTTTGTCCGGTGCGTGGGCATTTATCCGGTCGGCGCCCTGGTTCGACTGGAGAGTGGCCGTATCGGCGTGGTCATCGAACAAAACCCTGGCGCATTGCTGACGCCGATCGTGAAAGTGTTCTTTTCCACGCGTTCCCGCTTGCCGATTACCCAGGTGGTGGTCAACCTGGCCAAGCGGCCCGACAAGATCGTCGGCCGAAAAACTGCTGAAGCGTGGGGCTTCAAGCACCTCGACGAATTGTGGTCAGGGCTTGCGCGCGTCAAAGGGTCCTATTTCGATCAGCCGACTTAA
- a CDS encoding methyl-accepting chemotaxis protein — MSMRSLKLNFRAALCFGVVCILLLIQGGMTLVKIDTVYASTVEIETNWLPSIRLAGKIDSALYKLRLELRNFAMDAARQNPGSLEKIRSLRADLIKVAESYAPMVSSPEEQAKYDQALSSIRSYDQKVDAFLGFSSTASTEQLAVFMRDTLSPIASKAQDSINELIQLNERGSQQAVQVAASEHNATRLFTWALMAVSVLLTVVVAGLFARSIITPVRELLVSTSKIAEGDLRVAITVDGQDDLTALQQSTAAMQVNLKNTLQQISDASGQLASAAEEMSSITRESSAGIERQSHETDQAATAVNQMTAAVEEVARNAVSASHSTQDSQRSAKIGQERVTQTIASIEKLSATVQQTGVEVEGLAKQAQDIARVVEVIRSIAEQTNLLALNAAIEAARAGEQGRGFAVVADEVRALAHRTQTSTQEIEQMIAKIQTCSSEAVASMSMNRNEAVDSLKIAHEAGHAIIQITEAIADINERNLLIATASEEQAHVARSVDQNLISIRDLSIQSSSAAGQTSIASHELSKLAIDLKQIVARFSIA; from the coding sequence ATGTCCATGAGATCCTTGAAGTTAAACTTTCGTGCTGCCCTTTGTTTTGGCGTGGTGTGCATTCTGCTATTAATTCAGGGGGGCATGACGCTGGTAAAAATCGATACTGTTTATGCATCGACGGTTGAAATTGAAACCAACTGGCTGCCGAGTATTCGTCTGGCCGGGAAAATCGACTCGGCGCTGTATAAGCTGCGCCTGGAGCTGCGCAATTTTGCGATGGACGCCGCCCGGCAGAACCCAGGTTCACTGGAAAAAATACGAAGCCTGCGAGCAGACCTGATCAAGGTCGCTGAGAGCTATGCGCCCATGGTGTCGAGTCCCGAGGAGCAGGCCAAATATGACCAAGCCCTCAGTAGTATTCGAAGTTACGACCAGAAGGTCGACGCATTTCTTGGGTTCTCTTCCACGGCGTCCACTGAGCAGCTCGCGGTCTTCATGCGCGACACCCTGAGCCCCATTGCCTCAAAGGCGCAAGACTCGATCAACGAGCTGATCCAGTTGAATGAACGCGGGTCGCAGCAAGCGGTGCAGGTGGCCGCCAGCGAGCACAACGCGACGCGCCTGTTTACCTGGGCGCTGATGGCTGTTTCAGTGCTGCTGACGGTTGTAGTCGCCGGTCTGTTTGCCCGCAGTATTATTACCCCGGTACGTGAACTGCTGGTGTCGACCTCAAAGATCGCTGAAGGGGATCTACGCGTGGCCATTACCGTAGACGGCCAGGATGATCTGACGGCGCTGCAGCAATCCACAGCTGCCATGCAGGTGAACCTCAAGAACACCCTGCAGCAAATCAGCGATGCATCCGGGCAATTGGCGTCGGCTGCCGAAGAGATGAGTTCGATCACCCGTGAGTCCAGTGCCGGCATTGAGCGCCAGAGCCACGAAACCGACCAGGCTGCCACGGCGGTTAATCAGATGACCGCCGCAGTGGAGGAGGTGGCCCGCAATGCCGTCTCGGCCTCCCACTCGACTCAGGACTCCCAGCGCTCGGCGAAAATCGGCCAGGAGCGTGTTACCCAGACCATTGCCTCGATCGAAAAACTCAGCGCCACGGTGCAGCAGACCGGTGTGGAAGTTGAAGGCCTGGCCAAGCAGGCGCAGGACATTGCACGGGTGGTGGAAGTGATCCGCTCGATTGCCGAACAGACCAACCTGTTGGCGCTGAACGCTGCCATAGAGGCGGCGCGGGCCGGTGAGCAAGGGCGCGGCTTTGCGGTAGTGGCCGATGAAGTGCGGGCACTGGCCCACAGGACTCAGACCTCGACCCAGGAAATCGAGCAGATGATTGCGAAGATACAAACCTGTTCCAGCGAGGCCGTAGCGTCCATGAGCATGAACCGCAATGAAGCGGTGGACTCACTGAAAATCGCCCACGAAGCCGGCCATGCCATCATTCAGATTACCGAGGCCATTGCCGATATCAATGAAAGGAACCTGCTGATCGCGACGGCTTCCGAGGAACAGGCCCACGTGGCCCGCTCGGTGGATCAGAACCTGATCAGTATTCGCGACCTGTCGATCCAGAGTTCGTCAGCCGCCGGACAGACCTCCATCGCCAGCCACGAGCTGTCGAAACTGGCGATAGACCTCAAGCAGATCGTGGCCCGTTTTTCGATAGCCTGA